A part of Candidatus Palauibacter scopulicola genomic DNA contains:
- a CDS encoding RsmE family RNA methyltransferase, producing the protein MSDQTFFAEGLSGLEAGARAELASDDVSHVRAARLRPGGRLAVTDGAGCRWEAELVALDRRRASCRLLAPLPPEPALPLHLWAPVANRDRSLWLVEKAVELGAAAITWIEWERSRSVADAARSEGFLRRAEGRARAALKQSGRSWLPRLRGSMMPDEALGRHDGAGWLADAEGRPWLADAEGRPWLAAGIARGREGRRGGSGLTVAVGPEGGLTRPERQRCLEAGFEPVSLGPAALRFETAAVVAVAVAAAMLAADENEAGDEGMT; encoded by the coding sequence GTGAGCGATCAGACGTTCTTCGCCGAAGGTCTTTCGGGCCTGGAAGCCGGCGCGCGGGCCGAACTCGCGAGCGACGACGTGAGCCATGTCCGTGCCGCCCGGCTCCGCCCCGGCGGTCGCCTCGCGGTCACCGACGGCGCCGGGTGCCGTTGGGAGGCGGAACTCGTCGCGTTGGACCGGCGCCGCGCCAGCTGTCGGCTGCTCGCGCCCCTTCCGCCGGAACCCGCGCTTCCGCTGCACCTGTGGGCCCCCGTGGCGAACCGCGACCGTTCCCTGTGGCTCGTCGAGAAGGCCGTGGAGCTGGGCGCCGCCGCGATCACCTGGATCGAATGGGAGCGGTCGCGCTCCGTGGCCGACGCCGCCCGCTCCGAGGGCTTTCTGCGGCGGGCGGAGGGCCGCGCGAGGGCGGCGCTGAAGCAATCGGGCCGCAGTTGGCTCCCCCGTTTGCGCGGGTCCATGATGCCGGACGAGGCGCTCGGCCGCCACGACGGAGCCGGGTGGCTGGCCGACGCGGAAGGGCGACCCTGGCTCGCCGACGCGGAAGGGCGACCCTGGCTCGCCGCCGGGATCGCCCGCGGCCGGGAAGGGCGACGCGGGGGAAGCGGGCTGACCGTCGCGGTGGGGCCCGAGGGAGGCCTCACGCGGCCGGAGCGGCAGCGCTGCCTGGAGGCGGGCTTCGAACCCGTTTCCCTGGGTCCCGCGGCGTTGAGGTTCGAGACTGCCGCGGTGGTCGCCGTGGCGGTGGCGGCGGCGATGTTGGCCGCCGACGAAAACGAGGCAGGCGACGAGGGGATGACATGA
- a CDS encoding HIT domain-containing protein, which yields MTDCVFCGIASGAIPATIVAEAEDWVAFRDLEPRAPVHVLVIPRAHVSSLAALSKGPLGTRLLLACAAVADAEGLDGGYRVVTNVGGDGGQAVPHLHFHVLGGRRMGWPPG from the coding sequence ATGACGGACTGCGTGTTCTGCGGCATCGCCTCGGGGGCGATCCCGGCGACGATCGTCGCCGAGGCGGAGGACTGGGTGGCGTTCCGGGATCTCGAACCCCGGGCGCCGGTGCATGTGCTCGTCATCCCGCGGGCGCACGTGTCGAGCCTCGCGGCCCTCTCGAAAGGGCCGCTCGGAACCCGACTCCTTCTCGCGTGTGCGGCGGTGGCGGACGCGGAGGGGCTGGACGGCGGGTACCGCGTCGTCACGAATGTCGGCGGCGACGGCGGCCAGGCCGTGCCCCACCTGCACTTCCACGTGCTCGGCGGCCGCCGCATGGGCTGGCCGCCCGGGTAG